A single genomic interval of Cucumis sativus cultivar 9930 chromosome 7, Cucumber_9930_V3, whole genome shotgun sequence harbors:
- the LOC101202844 gene encoding coatomer subunit beta'-2 isoform X1, which produces MPLRLEIKRKLAQRSERVKSVDLHPTEPWILASLYSGTVCIWNYQSQIMVKSFEVTELPVRSAKFIVRKQWVVAGADDMFIRVYNYNTMDKIKVFEAHTDYIRCVAVHPTLPYVLSSSDDMLIKLWDWEKGWVCTQIFEGHSHYVMQVTFNPKDTNTFASASLDRTIKIWNLGSPDPNFTLDAHQKGVNCVDYFTGGDKPYLITGSDDHTAKVWDYQTKSCVQTLEGHTHNVSAVCFHPELPIIITGSEDGTVRIWHATTYRLENTLNYGLERVWAIGYIKGSRRVVIGYDEGTIMVKLGREVPVASMDNTGKIIWAKHNEIQTVNIKSVGADYEVTDGERLPLAVKELGTCDLYPQSLKHNPNGRFVVVCGDGEYIIYTALAWRNRSFGSALEIVWSSDGEYAARESTSKIKIFTKNFQEKKSIRPTFSAERIYGGTLLAMCSNDFICFYDWAECRLIRRIDVNVKNLYWADSGDLVAISSDSAFYILKYNLDVVSSYLDSGRSVDEQGVEDAFELLHETSERVRTGLWVGDCFIYNNSSWRLNYCVGGEVTTMFHLDRPMYLLGYLASHSRVYLMDKEFNVVGYTLLLSLIEYKTLVMRGDLERASELLPSIPKEHHNSVARFLESRGMIEEALEVATDPDYRFELAIQLGRLDVAQEIATTVHSESKWKQLGELAMSNGKLEMAEECLKFAMDLSGLLLLYSSLGDAEGILKLASLAKEQGKNNVAFLCLFTLGKLEDCLQLLVESNRIPEAALMARSYLPSKVSEIVAIWRKDLNKVNPKAADSLADPEEYPNLFDDWQLAVSVEYKFSETRGVYPSALEYANQADRSHTTLVEAFRNMQVDEEELLENGDTNLENGDEETEGHQNGEDSQEDPVVVDADSTDGAVLVNGNEADEEWGTNNEGTQSA; this is translated from the exons ATG CCTCTGAGACTAGAAATCAAG AGGAAACTCGCTCAAAGATCGGAAAGGGTAAAATCTGTGGATTTGCATCCAACAGAACCATG GATTCTGGCGAGTTTGTATTCTGGAACTGTATGCATCTGGAACTATCAGTCCCAG ATCATGGTCAAGTCTTTTGAGGTCACTGAATTACCAG TTAGGTCAGCCAAGTTTATTGTGCGGAAGCAATGGGTCGTTGCTGGTGCTGATGACATGTTCATTCGTGTCTACAATTATAATACAatggataaaataaaagtctTTGAGGCTCATACAGATTACATTAGGTGTGTTGCAGTCCATCCTACACTTCCATATGTTCTGTCATCATCAGATGATATGCTCATAAAGCTTTGGGATTGGGAGAAGGGTTGGGTGTGCACTCAAATTTTTGAGGGACACTCTCACTATGTGATGCAAGTAACATTTAATCCCAAAGACACCAACACCTTTGCAAGTGCTTCTCTTGACCGCACTATTAAG ATTTGGAATCTTGGCTCTCCTGACCCTAATTTTACATTGGATGCCCATCAGAAGGGTGTAAATTGTGTTGATTACTTTACTGGCGGTGACAAACCCTATCTAATTACTGGTTCTGATGATCACACTGCTAAG GTGTGGGACTATCAAACCAAAAGTTGCGTTCAAACACTTGAAGGACATACACACAATGTGTCTGCTGTTTGTTTCCATCCGGAACTTCCTATTATTATCACAGGTTCTGAGGATGGGACTGTTCGTATATGGCATGCAACCACGTATAg GCTTGAGAACACCTTGAATTATGGTCTTGAGCGAGTTTGGGCTATTGGATATATCAAGGGTTCCCGTCG GGTTGTGATTGGTTATGATGAAGGAACCATTATGGTAAAACTTGGCCGGGAGGTACCTGTAGCCAGCATGGATAACACTGGTAAAATCATTTGGGCTAAGCACAATGAAATTCAAACAGTGAATATTAAGAGTGTGGGAGCAGACTATGAG GTTACTGATGGGGAGAGGTTGCCTTTGGCTGTCAAGGAATTGGGGACCTGTGATCTTTATCCGCAA AGCTTAAAGCACAACCCCAATGGACGATTTGTTGTTGTATGTGGAGATGGTGAATATATTATCTACACAGCTTTGGCATGGAGGAACAGGTCATTTGGTTCAGCATTGGAAATCGTTTGGTCATCTGATGGAGAATATGCTGCTCGAGAGAGTACttcaaagataaaaattttcacaaaaaacTTCCAG GAAAAGAAGAGCATCCGACCTACATTTTCTGCAGAGCGTATTTATGGAGGAACTCTTTTAGCCATGTGctcaaatgattttatttgcttttatgATTGGGCTGAGTGCCGGTTAATTCGACGTATCGATGTTAATGTGAAA AATCTCTATTGGGCTGATAGTGGTGACCTAGTGGCAATTTCCAGTGATTCAGCATTTTATATCCTGAAGTACAAT CTGGATGTTGTTTCTTCTTATCTTGATAGTGGGAGATCAGTTGATGAACAAGGTGTTGAGGATGCTTTTGAGCTTCTGCATGAAACAAGTGAACGTGTTAGGACTGGCTTATGGGTTGGGGattgtttcatttataataattccTCTTGGAGGCTAAATTACTGTGTTGGTGGTGAG GTTACTACAATGTTTCATCTGGATCGGCCTATGTATTTACTTGGATATCTTGCCAGTCACAGTCGAGTGTATTTGATGGACAAAGAATTTAA TGTCGTAGGGTATACATTACTTCTTAGCTTGATTGAGTACAAGACACTTGTAATGCGTGGAGATCTGGAAAGAGCCAGTGAATTATTACCTTCAATTCCCAAGGAGCATCATAATAG TGTGGCTCGCTTTTTAGAATCCCGAGGTATGATAGAAGAGGCACTGGAAGTAGCAACTGATCCGGATTATAGATTTGAGTTAGCGATACAGCTTGGCAGATTAGATGTTGCACAG GAAATTGCGACAACTGTGCATAGTGAATCTAAATGGAAGCAACTTGGAGAATTGGCCATGTCTAATGGAAAG CTAGAAATGGCAGAGGAATGTCTAAAATTTGCCATGGACCTGAGTGGTCTGTTACTGCTATATTCTTCTTTAGGAGACGCTGAAGGAATATTGAAGCTTGCTTCCCTTGCTAAAGAACAAGGAAAGAATAATGTTGCATTCCTTTGTTTATTTACATTGGGTAAATTAGAAGACTGCCTCCAGCTATTGGTCGAAAG TAATCGGATACCTGAAGCTGCATTAATGGCTCGATCTTATCTTCCAAGTAAAGTGTCTGAGATAGTTGCTATTTGGAGAAAGGACTTGAACAAg gtcAATCCAAAGGCAGCTGATTCACTAGCTGATCCTGAAGAGTATCCTAATCTGTTTGATGATTGGCAACTAGCTGTTTCTGTTGAATATAAGTTTTCAGAGACCAG GGGTGTTTATCCTTCTGCGTTGGAGTATGCTAATCAAGCTGATAGGTCACATACAACACTTGTTGAGGCTTTTAGGAATATGCAGGTGGATGAAGAGGAGCTTCTTGAAAATGGAGACACAAATCTTGAG AATGGAGATGAAGAAACTGAAGGGCACCAAAATGGAGAAGATAGCCAAGAGGATCCTGTTGTGGTGGATGCTGATTCAACAGATGGTGCCGTTCTTGTTAACGGTAACGAGGCTGATGAAGAGTGGGGTACGAATAATGAAGGAACCCAGTCAGCTTAA
- the LOC101202844 gene encoding coatomer subunit beta'-2 isoform X2: MPLRLEIKRKLAQRSERVKSVDLHPTEPWILASLYSGTVCIWNYQSQIMVKSFEVTELPVRSAKFIVRKQWVVAGADDMFIRVYNYNTMDKIKVFEAHTDYIRCVAVHPTLPYVLSSSDDMLIKLWDWEKGWVCTQIFEGHSHYVMQVTFNPKDTNTFASASLDRTIKIWNLGSPDPNFTLDAHQKGVNCVDYFTGGDKPYLITGSDDHTAKVWDYQTKSCVQTLEGHTHNVSAVCFHPELPIIITGSEDGTVRIWHATTYRLENTLNYGLERVWAIGYIKGSRRVVIGYDEGTIMVKLGREVPVASMDNTGKIIWAKHNEIQTVNIKSVGADYEVTDGERLPLAVKELGTCDLYPQSLKHNPNGRFVVVCGDGEYIIYTALAWRNRSFGSALEIVWSSDGEYAARESTSKIKIFTKNFQEKKSIRPTFSAERIYGGTLLAMCSNDFICFYDWAECRLIRRIDVNVKNLYWADSGDLVAISSDSAFYILKYNLDVVSSYLDSGRSVDEQGVEDAFELLHETSERVRTGLWVGDCFIYNNSSWRLNYCVGGEVTTMFHLDRPMYLLGYLASHSRVYLMDKEFNVVGYTLLLSLIEYKTLVMRGDLERASELLPSIPKEHHNSVARFLESRGMIEEALEVATDPDYRFELAIQLGRLDVAQEIATTVHSESKWKQLGELAMSNGKLEMAEECLKFAMDLSGLLLLYSSLGDAEGILKLASLAKEQGKNNVAFLCLFTLGKLEDCLQLLVESNRIPEAALMARSYLPSKVSEIVAIWRKDLNKVNPKAADSLADPEEYPNLFDDWQLAVSVEYKFSETRGVYPSALEYANQADRSHTTLVEAFRNMQVDEEELLENGDTNLENGDEETEGHQNGEDSQEDPVVVDADSTDGAVLVNGNEADEEWVLTSHH; this comes from the exons ATG CCTCTGAGACTAGAAATCAAG AGGAAACTCGCTCAAAGATCGGAAAGGGTAAAATCTGTGGATTTGCATCCAACAGAACCATG GATTCTGGCGAGTTTGTATTCTGGAACTGTATGCATCTGGAACTATCAGTCCCAG ATCATGGTCAAGTCTTTTGAGGTCACTGAATTACCAG TTAGGTCAGCCAAGTTTATTGTGCGGAAGCAATGGGTCGTTGCTGGTGCTGATGACATGTTCATTCGTGTCTACAATTATAATACAatggataaaataaaagtctTTGAGGCTCATACAGATTACATTAGGTGTGTTGCAGTCCATCCTACACTTCCATATGTTCTGTCATCATCAGATGATATGCTCATAAAGCTTTGGGATTGGGAGAAGGGTTGGGTGTGCACTCAAATTTTTGAGGGACACTCTCACTATGTGATGCAAGTAACATTTAATCCCAAAGACACCAACACCTTTGCAAGTGCTTCTCTTGACCGCACTATTAAG ATTTGGAATCTTGGCTCTCCTGACCCTAATTTTACATTGGATGCCCATCAGAAGGGTGTAAATTGTGTTGATTACTTTACTGGCGGTGACAAACCCTATCTAATTACTGGTTCTGATGATCACACTGCTAAG GTGTGGGACTATCAAACCAAAAGTTGCGTTCAAACACTTGAAGGACATACACACAATGTGTCTGCTGTTTGTTTCCATCCGGAACTTCCTATTATTATCACAGGTTCTGAGGATGGGACTGTTCGTATATGGCATGCAACCACGTATAg GCTTGAGAACACCTTGAATTATGGTCTTGAGCGAGTTTGGGCTATTGGATATATCAAGGGTTCCCGTCG GGTTGTGATTGGTTATGATGAAGGAACCATTATGGTAAAACTTGGCCGGGAGGTACCTGTAGCCAGCATGGATAACACTGGTAAAATCATTTGGGCTAAGCACAATGAAATTCAAACAGTGAATATTAAGAGTGTGGGAGCAGACTATGAG GTTACTGATGGGGAGAGGTTGCCTTTGGCTGTCAAGGAATTGGGGACCTGTGATCTTTATCCGCAA AGCTTAAAGCACAACCCCAATGGACGATTTGTTGTTGTATGTGGAGATGGTGAATATATTATCTACACAGCTTTGGCATGGAGGAACAGGTCATTTGGTTCAGCATTGGAAATCGTTTGGTCATCTGATGGAGAATATGCTGCTCGAGAGAGTACttcaaagataaaaattttcacaaaaaacTTCCAG GAAAAGAAGAGCATCCGACCTACATTTTCTGCAGAGCGTATTTATGGAGGAACTCTTTTAGCCATGTGctcaaatgattttatttgcttttatgATTGGGCTGAGTGCCGGTTAATTCGACGTATCGATGTTAATGTGAAA AATCTCTATTGGGCTGATAGTGGTGACCTAGTGGCAATTTCCAGTGATTCAGCATTTTATATCCTGAAGTACAAT CTGGATGTTGTTTCTTCTTATCTTGATAGTGGGAGATCAGTTGATGAACAAGGTGTTGAGGATGCTTTTGAGCTTCTGCATGAAACAAGTGAACGTGTTAGGACTGGCTTATGGGTTGGGGattgtttcatttataataattccTCTTGGAGGCTAAATTACTGTGTTGGTGGTGAG GTTACTACAATGTTTCATCTGGATCGGCCTATGTATTTACTTGGATATCTTGCCAGTCACAGTCGAGTGTATTTGATGGACAAAGAATTTAA TGTCGTAGGGTATACATTACTTCTTAGCTTGATTGAGTACAAGACACTTGTAATGCGTGGAGATCTGGAAAGAGCCAGTGAATTATTACCTTCAATTCCCAAGGAGCATCATAATAG TGTGGCTCGCTTTTTAGAATCCCGAGGTATGATAGAAGAGGCACTGGAAGTAGCAACTGATCCGGATTATAGATTTGAGTTAGCGATACAGCTTGGCAGATTAGATGTTGCACAG GAAATTGCGACAACTGTGCATAGTGAATCTAAATGGAAGCAACTTGGAGAATTGGCCATGTCTAATGGAAAG CTAGAAATGGCAGAGGAATGTCTAAAATTTGCCATGGACCTGAGTGGTCTGTTACTGCTATATTCTTCTTTAGGAGACGCTGAAGGAATATTGAAGCTTGCTTCCCTTGCTAAAGAACAAGGAAAGAATAATGTTGCATTCCTTTGTTTATTTACATTGGGTAAATTAGAAGACTGCCTCCAGCTATTGGTCGAAAG TAATCGGATACCTGAAGCTGCATTAATGGCTCGATCTTATCTTCCAAGTAAAGTGTCTGAGATAGTTGCTATTTGGAGAAAGGACTTGAACAAg gtcAATCCAAAGGCAGCTGATTCACTAGCTGATCCTGAAGAGTATCCTAATCTGTTTGATGATTGGCAACTAGCTGTTTCTGTTGAATATAAGTTTTCAGAGACCAG GGGTGTTTATCCTTCTGCGTTGGAGTATGCTAATCAAGCTGATAGGTCACATACAACACTTGTTGAGGCTTTTAGGAATATGCAGGTGGATGAAGAGGAGCTTCTTGAAAATGGAGACACAAATCTTGAG AATGGAGATGAAGAAACTGAAGGGCACCAAAATGGAGAAGATAGCCAAGAGGATCCTGTTGTGGTGGATGCTGATTCAACAGATGGTGCCGTTCTTGTTAACGGTAACGAGGCTGATGAAGAGTGGG TGTTAACATCACATCACTAG
- the LOC101221145 gene encoding nuclear pore complex protein NUP50A has protein sequence MGDAENATSTKKRAAGRELSRDNPGLDDDEDVSEQETGTFKRASEEVLATRRIVKVRRGSTASAPSSNPFAGIRLVPPTENSGSVAEVRRDTEAAGEKAGSDEANGKDIPHEMTQKDGDHSDDPVQSKIDTSEAKSVPKVQPVDQNSTVSSESAISKVDDNLVSESNKIENEEPVGGDKTGNEELVRDAEKESENDECASGNKNEDADPERGDKNESEEPSEGNEIQNKETGELEKTESEENKEDKSEGEPSKEAAPLNSFQQLSSSQNAFTGLAGTGFSTSTFSFGNIPKDGVGLTTSFGLSNNGSSALFGTSGSSIVSKSEKSGFPSMQEVAVETGEENEKVVFNADSILFEFIDGSWKERGKGELKVNVPTSGIGRGRILMRARGNYRLILNASLYPDMKLTNMDKRGITFACMNSTNDGKVGLSTLGVKFKDVSIVEEFRAAVTEHKGKASSTVLKTPENSP, from the coding sequence ATGGGGGATGCTGAAAATGCAACATCTACTAAGAAGAGGGCTGCTGGAAGGGAGCTATCACGAGATAACCCCGGGCTTGACGATGATGAAGATGTTTCTGAGCAAGAGACTGGAACTTTTAAGCGGGCTAGTGAAGAGGTGCTAGCCACAAGAAGAATTGTCAAAGTACGTCGTGGTTCAACTGCTTCTGCCCCATCTTCAAATCCTTTTGCTGGAATTCGCTTGGTACCTCCAACTGAAAATAGTGGAAGTGTTGCAGAAGTTAGACGCGATACAGAGGCAGCTGGTGAGAAAGCAGGTTCAGATGAGGCAAATGGAAAAGACATTCCCCATGAAATGACTCAAAAAGATGGGGATCATAGTGATGATCCAGTCCAATCTAAAATTGACACATCAGAGGCCAAGTCTGTTCCAAAGGTGCAGCCTGTCGATCAGAATAGCACTGTTTCAAGTGAATCTGCCATATCTAAGGTAGATGATAACCTAGTTTCTGAAAGCAATaagattgaaaatgaagaaccAGTGGGAGGAGACAAGACCGGCAATGAGGAGCTTGTAAGAGACGCTGAGAAGGAATCTGAGAATGATGAATGTGCAAGTGGTAATAAGAATGAAGATGCAGATCCTGAAAGAGGTGATAAGAACGAAAGTGAAGAACCCAGTGAAGGAAATGAGATTCAAAACAAGGAAACTGGGGAACTAGAAAAAACAGAAagtgaagaaaacaaagaagacaaaagtGAAGGAGAGCCTAGTAAGGAGGCTGCTCCTTTGAACTCATTCCAACAATTATCGAGCAGCCAGAATGCGTTCACTGGTCTTGCGGGTACTGGATTTTCGACATCTACATTCTCCTTTGGTAACATACCTAAGGATGGGGTTGGCCTAACTACTAGTTTTGGTCTCTCTAATAATGGGAGCTCCGCCCTCTTTGGTACTTCAGGGTCTTCCATTGTTTCCAAGAGTGAGAAAAGTGGCTTTCCATCAATGCAAGAGGTCGCAGTTGAAACTggtgaagaaaatgaaaaagtggtTTTCAATGCTGATTCTATATTGTTTGAGTTCATCGATGGATCATGGAAAGAACGTGGAAAGGGGGAGCTGAAAGTCAATGTCCCTACGAGTGGGATCGGCAGAGGGAGGATTCTTATGAGAGCTAGGGGAAATTACAGGTTAATTTTGAATGCAAGTCTTTACCCTGACATGAAGCTCACAAACATGGACAAGAGAGGTATCACCTTTGCCTGCATGAATAGCACCAACGATGGGAAGGTTGGTCTCTCAACATTGGGTGTGAAGTTCAAGGATGTATCCATAGTGGAGGAGTTTCGAGCAGCAGTCACCGAGCATAAAGGTAAAGCTTCTTCTACAGTTCTGAAAACGCCTGAGAATTCTCCTTAA